From Oceaniferula marina, one genomic window encodes:
- a CDS encoding permease, which yields MDFLILFKMLLEAAPYIVAGFLMAGAIHQWVPQDMLMRHLGRGGSAPLCKAVGIGALLPICSCGTIPLGVGLYRCGAAAGTVLSFMTSSPVLSPVVVLIAIKMLGLKLALTLLGSALIGSYLIGGVGNKVLPENKQQATDDGKQYAREQQTQKGGSIRQWLRWSFFDLGAHVSVELVIGLGIATLALMLLPTEFVSTWLGQQQFSALVIVILMSIPVYTCSVPGVPIVHSLLLMGATPGVAVAYMIAGPSTNLGELNAIRKSMGLKTSVYYASALIIVALSAGVITDRWIFPAYEYKAAYVQGKLVVEQCCVPVIFEDSSRFAVDWASVSPLQWISGIILLVVIVIGVVHELREFFVNPCQTCLWREFQKKNRCAAKCHVRRKHDLFKRCKRVLLRLLGMGKKPRVSS from the coding sequence ATGGATTTTCTGATTTTATTCAAGATGCTGCTTGAAGCCGCCCCGTATATTGTGGCCGGCTTTTTGATGGCGGGTGCCATTCACCAGTGGGTGCCGCAGGATATGTTGATGAGGCATCTTGGTCGCGGTGGCAGTGCCCCGCTGTGCAAGGCTGTGGGGATCGGAGCCTTGCTTCCCATCTGCTCGTGCGGAACCATCCCTCTGGGGGTGGGGCTCTATCGTTGTGGTGCCGCTGCCGGTACCGTGCTGAGTTTTATGACCAGTAGCCCGGTTCTCTCTCCGGTTGTGGTCTTGATCGCTATCAAAATGTTAGGATTGAAGTTGGCGCTTACCTTGTTGGGGTCGGCATTGATTGGTTCTTATCTTATCGGGGGCGTGGGTAACAAGGTGTTGCCGGAAAATAAACAACAAGCGACTGATGATGGGAAGCAGTATGCGCGGGAGCAACAAACACAAAAGGGAGGTTCGATCCGGCAGTGGTTGCGATGGTCGTTTTTTGATTTGGGTGCTCATGTCAGTGTGGAATTGGTGATCGGTCTTGGTATTGCTACCTTGGCCTTGATGCTGTTGCCAACGGAGTTTGTTTCCACCTGGTTAGGTCAGCAGCAGTTTTCAGCTCTGGTGATTGTTATCCTGATGAGTATTCCGGTATACACCTGCAGTGTGCCAGGTGTGCCGATTGTCCACAGTCTATTGTTGATGGGCGCGACTCCCGGAGTGGCGGTGGCTTATATGATTGCCGGGCCATCCACCAACCTTGGAGAATTGAATGCCATTCGGAAGAGTATGGGGCTTAAGACCTCGGTTTACTATGCAAGCGCCTTGATCATCGTGGCCTTGTCTGCCGGGGTGATTACCGACCGGTGGATCTTTCCAGCGTATGAATATAAAGCCGCCTATGTTCAAGGAAAGCTTGTGGTTGAGCAGTGCTGTGTCCCGGTGATCTTCGAGGATAGTTCACGATTTGCCGTGGACTGGGCATCGGTCTCTCCGCTGCAGTGGATATCCGGCATTATTTTATTGGTGGTGATTGTGATTGGAGTGGTGCATGAACTCCGGGAGTTCTTTGTCAACCCGTGTCAGACATGCTTGTGGCGGGAGTTCCAGAAAAAGAACCGTTGCGCCGCCAAGTGCCACGTGAGGCGTAAACATGACCTCTTCAAACGATGCAAGCGCGTGCTGTTACGCTTGCTGGGTATGGGGAAAAAACCACGGGTCTCGTCATAG
- a CDS encoding phytoene desaturase family protein: MKKKILIIGAGPGGLSSGMLLAHRGYDVTILEKSHVVGGRNAPIQAGNYTFDTGPTFLHQKFTLDEIFAETGRKPEDYMDFVKLDPMTTLSWGDTSMETSFDQDTMTRNIERAFPGESANYRRFMDDHADKLRAIFPCLLSPYHKLSSFFRPHLLKALPYVATTKSVMDVLSEYFTDERLKLAFTFQAKYLGMSPWNCPALFSILSYIEYAHGIYHVQGGLSNISMGMAKAFEEEGGTLRLNCEVKEIHYTGKQASSVSLTNGETLACDKLIVNADYAHARNTIFGKHNESKESLLKKKYSCSTYMLYLGLDTIYRDEPHHHVLFADDYHQNLRDIQNEKVVSDDMSVYIRNSSVTDPTVAPDGHSQLYILVPTINTRNGYPWEENQQAYRDKVLDRIIARTGMKDLRKHIVEERCITPRGWQEADIFIGATFNLAHTMDQMLYLRPQNQLKGFENIYLVGGGTHPGSGLPTIYESARISANLICDSYGKQRRRIDFASDILNKAAL, from the coding sequence ATGAAGAAAAAAATCCTGATTATCGGAGCCGGCCCCGGAGGGCTAAGCAGCGGTATGTTACTCGCTCACCGTGGGTATGATGTCACCATCCTCGAGAAATCACATGTCGTCGGAGGAAGAAACGCTCCGATTCAAGCTGGAAACTACACCTTTGATACCGGTCCGACCTTTCTTCATCAAAAATTTACCCTCGATGAAATTTTTGCTGAAACCGGAAGAAAGCCAGAAGACTACATGGACTTCGTCAAACTCGACCCCATGACCACACTGAGTTGGGGTGACACCTCCATGGAAACCAGCTTCGATCAGGACACAATGACCCGCAATATCGAACGGGCATTTCCAGGAGAATCAGCAAATTACCGTCGGTTCATGGACGACCACGCAGACAAATTGCGTGCAATTTTCCCCTGCCTCCTCAGCCCCTATCACAAACTAAGCAGCTTCTTTCGACCTCACCTTCTCAAAGCCCTCCCCTATGTCGCGACCACCAAATCCGTGATGGATGTCCTGAGTGAGTATTTCACCGATGAACGACTCAAACTGGCATTTACCTTTCAAGCTAAATACCTGGGGATGTCTCCCTGGAATTGCCCGGCGCTCTTCAGCATTCTATCCTACATTGAATACGCCCATGGAATCTATCACGTCCAAGGGGGGCTCTCCAACATTTCCATGGGGATGGCTAAAGCCTTTGAAGAAGAAGGAGGCACACTCAGACTCAACTGTGAGGTCAAGGAAATCCATTACACAGGAAAACAAGCATCGTCGGTCAGCCTAACAAATGGCGAAACACTGGCATGCGACAAACTCATCGTCAATGCCGACTACGCCCACGCCCGCAACACGATCTTTGGCAAACACAATGAGAGCAAGGAATCACTACTGAAGAAAAAGTACTCCTGCTCGACCTACATGCTCTATCTCGGACTCGATACCATCTACCGGGATGAACCCCACCACCACGTTCTTTTCGCTGACGATTACCACCAAAACCTACGTGATATTCAAAATGAAAAAGTCGTTAGCGACGACATGTCGGTTTATATCCGCAACTCGAGTGTCACCGACCCCACCGTAGCACCCGACGGCCACTCCCAACTCTACATCCTCGTCCCCACCATCAACACCCGCAACGGCTACCCATGGGAAGAAAATCAACAAGCCTACCGGGACAAGGTGCTGGACCGCATCATCGCCCGAACCGGCATGAAAGACCTCCGGAAACACATCGTAGAGGAACGCTGTATCACTCCCCGAGGATGGCAAGAGGCGGACATCTTTATCGGGGCCACGTTCAATCTGGCACACACGATGGACCAGATGCTCTACCTCAGACCGCAGAACCAACTGAAGGGGTTTGAAAACATCTACCTCGTTGGCGGAGGAACCCACCCGGGAAGCGGACTGCCCACCATCTATGAAAGTGCCCGCATCTCGGCCAACTTAATCTGCGATTCCTATGGCAAACAACGCCGCCGTATCGACTTCGCCTCTGACATCCTCAACAAAGCGGCACTTTAA
- a CDS encoding OmpA family protein encodes MASPENAPTPSPQTPAPTQAPAPVKSSSPMNLTTALIAIIVVILFIMLMLSMNNKLFPTTGDARDLNTLEERNAQLRAEANAERTKLGLAPLPEGSAAAKTMASRLRRDATDLAALTLQWQSELEAKENALADLQSQITSRDQNTQRLYAEINKLQAQIEKNANAESLLVTLRNDLQIAQNQLLTYQQQLAEAQTRPSADTLAQLRAQLDESQAANIKLGQQVDALLAKSESSVDQAKYDELAAEMARIRPIYNRQRYEIQQLRTKLDQARLFIESEKDLPAIAAKLYARLKTLDNLHGQALDQAYQKIELELNARIVHRQDFATGSYEVTFDREKMIKNATATRAKPDAFFLVVGYASKTGTQASNYELSKNRATTTASVANLLKTPQQEVKAVYLGQTDRFDKTNPLKNQICEVWEIDR; translated from the coding sequence ATGGCTTCACCCGAAAACGCACCAACCCCCAGCCCTCAAACACCCGCCCCGACACAAGCACCGGCTCCGGTCAAATCATCATCGCCGATGAACCTGACCACCGCTCTGATTGCGATCATTGTGGTTATCCTCTTCATCATGCTGATGCTGTCGATGAACAACAAACTCTTTCCAACCACTGGGGACGCCCGGGATCTGAATACGCTGGAAGAACGTAACGCCCAGCTCCGTGCCGAAGCCAATGCCGAACGCACCAAACTAGGACTCGCCCCACTCCCTGAAGGTTCGGCAGCAGCCAAAACCATGGCCAGCCGACTCCGCCGTGACGCCACTGACCTCGCAGCCCTCACACTGCAATGGCAAAGTGAACTCGAAGCCAAGGAAAACGCCCTCGCCGACCTACAAAGCCAAATCACTTCACGCGATCAAAACACCCAGCGGCTATACGCGGAAATCAACAAACTCCAGGCCCAGATCGAAAAAAATGCCAATGCCGAGTCGCTCCTCGTCACCCTGCGCAACGACCTGCAAATCGCCCAAAACCAACTGCTCACCTACCAACAGCAACTCGCTGAAGCCCAAACCCGACCATCAGCCGACACTCTGGCGCAACTCCGAGCCCAACTCGACGAAAGCCAAGCTGCCAACATCAAACTTGGCCAGCAAGTCGATGCCCTACTCGCCAAATCCGAGAGTTCGGTTGATCAAGCAAAATACGATGAACTGGCAGCCGAGATGGCCAGAATCCGCCCGATCTACAACCGCCAACGATATGAAATCCAACAGCTCCGGACCAAGCTGGATCAAGCGCGACTCTTCATTGAATCGGAAAAAGATCTTCCGGCCATCGCAGCGAAACTCTACGCCCGCCTCAAAACATTGGACAACCTGCACGGCCAAGCTCTCGATCAAGCATACCAGAAAATCGAACTCGAACTCAATGCCCGCATCGTTCACCGCCAGGATTTTGCCACTGGTTCCTATGAGGTCACCTTCGACCGAGAAAAAATGATCAAAAATGCCACGGCCACCCGAGCCAAGCCTGATGCCTTTTTCCTCGTCGTTGGATACGCCTCGAAAACCGGAACCCAAGCATCGAACTACGAACTATCGAAAAACCGGGCCACCACTACGGCATCCGTTGCCAACCTCCTGAAAACACCCCAACAGGAAGTCAAAGCCGTCTATCTTGGCCAAACGGACCGCTTCGATAAAACCAACCCCTTGAAAAACCAGATCTGTGAAGTCTGGGAAATCGACCGCTGA
- a CDS encoding ferredoxin, producing MIRIRHKVAECVGCRHCADTAPQYFEMDEDGIAQLIDSKQNGVFQTAEGFEEDLQELQESEEGCPVNIIHVDQ from the coding sequence ATGATCCGAATCCGCCATAAAGTCGCCGAATGTGTGGGGTGTCGTCACTGTGCCGACACCGCTCCGCAGTATTTCGAAATGGACGAAGACGGGATTGCCCAGCTGATTGACTCCAAGCAAAACGGAGTTTTTCAAACCGCTGAAGGGTTCGAAGAAGACCTTCAAGAGCTACAGGAATCCGAAGAAGGATGCCCGGTCAACATCATCCACGTTGACCAATAA
- a CDS encoding peptidase U32 family protein produces MEFKEPIELLAPAGCFPSLQAAIDNGADAVYFGLAQLNMRARSRRSFNVPDLKEIMSRLHAAKVKGYLTLNTLLYEHDLKLCQKMLETAKAEKVDGVILSDMAAVQMANELDLEVHLSTQLSLSNFESVRFYAPYCDRVVLARELNLKMIRSIYDKINDQNLRGRDGRPMEIEAFAHGALCIAVSGRCGMSLFNSNASANRGACEQNCRKEYIMTSVEDGKQLKLDNNFIMSPNDIATIDFMDQFLESGVRVLKIEGRGRSPEYVAAVIRAYRKAVDAVVNGTFTPKLVDQLYPELEGVFNRGLSSGYYLGRDQGWAADAGNKSKRRKVLVGKVSHAYPKAGVVVIDAAASPLSRGESFLVIGNSTGVIEGEVNDLRAMQDNGEMLETEHGQKGQTLTLKINAKARLNDKVYKVVEA; encoded by the coding sequence ATGGAATTCAAAGAACCCATCGAACTACTGGCCCCCGCCGGCTGCTTTCCATCCCTGCAAGCAGCCATCGACAATGGTGCCGATGCCGTTTATTTCGGCTTGGCCCAGCTCAATATGCGGGCCCGATCACGGCGCTCCTTCAATGTGCCCGACCTCAAGGAAATCATGAGCCGGCTACACGCGGCCAAGGTCAAAGGCTACCTCACCCTGAACACCCTGCTCTACGAACACGATCTCAAGCTGTGTCAAAAAATGCTGGAAACAGCCAAAGCTGAAAAAGTCGATGGCGTTATCCTCTCCGACATGGCAGCCGTCCAGATGGCCAATGAACTGGACCTTGAAGTCCACCTTTCCACCCAACTCTCCCTCTCCAATTTCGAATCCGTCCGCTTTTACGCCCCCTACTGTGATCGGGTCGTGCTCGCTCGCGAACTCAATCTGAAGATGATCCGCTCGATTTACGATAAAATCAACGATCAGAATCTGCGGGGGCGGGATGGCCGCCCGATGGAAATCGAAGCCTTTGCCCATGGCGCTCTTTGCATTGCCGTCTCCGGCCGCTGCGGCATGAGTCTGTTCAACTCCAACGCATCAGCCAACCGAGGCGCCTGCGAACAGAACTGCCGCAAAGAATACATCATGACCAGCGTCGAGGATGGTAAGCAGCTCAAACTCGACAACAACTTCATCATGAGCCCAAACGATATCGCCACCATCGATTTCATGGACCAATTCCTCGAATCCGGCGTACGGGTCCTGAAAATCGAAGGTCGGGGCCGCAGCCCCGAATACGTCGCAGCGGTCATCCGAGCTTACCGCAAAGCCGTGGATGCCGTGGTCAACGGAACCTTCACTCCGAAGCTGGTCGACCAGCTCTACCCCGAGCTTGAAGGAGTCTTCAACCGCGGGCTTTCCAGTGGTTACTACCTCGGCCGGGATCAAGGCTGGGCCGCCGATGCCGGCAATAAATCCAAACGCCGCAAAGTCCTGGTTGGCAAAGTCTCCCACGCCTACCCGAAAGCCGGCGTCGTCGTCATCGATGCCGCAGCCTCACCACTCAGCCGTGGCGAGTCGTTTTTGGTCATCGGCAACAGCACCGGTGTGATCGAGGGTGAAGTCAATGACCTGCGCGCCATGCAGGACAATGGTGAAATGCTCGAAACCGAACACGGACAAAAAGGGCAAACGCTGACGTTGAAAATCAATGCCAAGGCGCGCCTCAATGACAAGGTCTACAAAGTTGTCGAAGCCTGA
- a CDS encoding ATP-binding protein, giving the protein MKIPTWASDVVSSYESGAAGCFILHGNVNDRMLVPDQKEASGVSMGGLLDFVLEVLVPRFNVVLSYDPGQGLRVERGGEVFSQWPSQKEGMDLPNEPLAAVRVLTHYFKYCKNLQAMGAESPKVAVVIRQAHLICPQLPHSHSHELNAMASILRSWAAEMQLQEHGQAAFLISENLNGLHPLVARSPRVCALEIPLPSRDQMASGLRWLLSRCPTALAHFKDDVERPANRLAGSTLSSVEVLLLRREHAGSPLDEKDLSELKQALVERDCGGLIDFIEPDRDFDRVVGLDGVKHWLRQDIALWRQDKLEAMPMGYLFCGPVGTGKTYLVECLAGEAGVPVVTLKNFRDRWVGSTEENLEKIFSLLHALGRCIVFIDEADQALGRRAAGSGDSGVSSRVYSMMAKEMSDTRNRGKILWVLASSRPDLIEVDLKRPGRIDVKVPLFPCANADEAWQLLRALCRSRGIALGEEADALVAKMPELMTAGAAEALAVKVQRLIMAEGVEPLQALERCLNGYLPPVSPAVIRAQIQLAVDEASDQSFIPAEFDQCD; this is encoded by the coding sequence ATGAAGATACCGACATGGGCAAGTGATGTGGTCAGCAGTTATGAAAGTGGCGCGGCCGGATGTTTCATTCTCCACGGGAATGTGAACGACCGCATGCTGGTTCCTGATCAGAAGGAGGCATCCGGAGTTTCTATGGGGGGCTTGCTTGATTTTGTGTTGGAGGTGTTGGTTCCTCGGTTCAATGTGGTTCTTAGTTACGATCCGGGGCAGGGCTTGCGCGTCGAGCGCGGTGGGGAGGTGTTTTCGCAATGGCCATCACAGAAAGAGGGGATGGATCTACCTAACGAACCACTGGCTGCCGTTCGCGTGCTCACCCATTATTTCAAATACTGCAAAAACCTTCAGGCCATGGGCGCAGAAAGCCCGAAAGTCGCGGTTGTGATCCGACAAGCGCATTTGATTTGTCCGCAGTTGCCTCATTCCCATAGTCATGAGTTAAATGCCATGGCGTCGATTTTACGTAGTTGGGCCGCCGAGATGCAGCTGCAGGAACACGGGCAGGCTGCCTTCTTAATCTCAGAGAATTTAAATGGACTCCATCCATTGGTCGCCCGTAGCCCGAGGGTCTGCGCTTTGGAAATTCCATTGCCGAGTCGTGATCAGATGGCATCGGGGCTGCGTTGGCTTTTGTCGCGTTGCCCGACGGCTTTGGCCCATTTCAAAGATGATGTCGAGCGCCCGGCTAACCGCTTGGCTGGCTCCACCTTGAGCTCGGTAGAGGTGCTGTTATTACGTCGGGAGCATGCCGGGTCTCCATTGGATGAAAAAGATCTATCCGAACTCAAACAGGCCTTGGTTGAGCGGGATTGTGGGGGGCTGATTGACTTCATCGAGCCGGATCGAGATTTTGATAGAGTCGTTGGGCTCGATGGCGTCAAACATTGGCTGCGCCAAGACATTGCCTTATGGCGGCAAGATAAGTTGGAGGCCATGCCGATGGGATACCTGTTCTGTGGGCCGGTCGGAACCGGGAAAACCTATCTGGTGGAATGTTTGGCGGGCGAAGCGGGGGTGCCCGTCGTGACTTTGAAAAACTTCCGTGACCGCTGGGTCGGAAGCACCGAAGAAAACCTGGAAAAGATTTTCTCCCTGCTGCATGCCCTCGGCCGTTGTATTGTTTTTATTGATGAGGCTGATCAGGCGCTTGGCAGACGGGCTGCCGGCAGTGGTGACAGTGGGGTCTCGAGCAGGGTCTATTCGATGATGGCCAAGGAAATGTCTGATACCCGTAATCGAGGGAAAATTCTCTGGGTTCTGGCGTCGAGCCGACCCGATCTGATCGAGGTGGATTTGAAACGCCCTGGCCGGATTGATGTCAAGGTTCCCTTGTTTCCGTGCGCGAATGCGGATGAAGCCTGGCAGCTCTTGCGAGCTTTGTGCCGGAGTCGGGGGATCGCATTGGGGGAGGAGGCCGATGCCTTGGTTGCCAAGATGCCCGAACTCATGACAGCCGGGGCCGCTGAAGCTCTTGCTGTCAAGGTGCAGAGGCTGATCATGGCTGAGGGTGTTGAGCCGCTTCAGGCCTTGGAACGCTGCCTGAATGGATACCTTCCACCGGTTTCTCCCGCGGTCATTCGGGCCCAGATTCAGTTGGCCGTTGATGAAGCTTCGGATCAGTCGTTTATTCCTGCTGAGTTTGATCAATGTGATTGA
- the nth gene encoding endonuclease III has product MLAKKSERVDYIVRRLEELYPETPIPLDHRDAYTLLVAVLLSAQCTDARVNLVTPALFDLGATPEEMMRVPVEEIQSIIRPCGLSPRKSKAISELSRILVEQHGGQVPADFEALEALPGVGHKTASVVMAQAFGVPAFPVDTHIHRLAKRWRLCPGKNVEETERYLKRLCPEEKWNKLHLQIIFYGREHCSARGCDGKSCEICRYLNT; this is encoded by the coding sequence ATGCTTGCCAAGAAGTCGGAGCGCGTTGACTACATTGTGCGCCGTCTTGAGGAGCTTTATCCCGAGACGCCGATTCCACTCGATCACCGGGATGCCTACACCTTGCTGGTGGCTGTGTTGCTGTCCGCCCAGTGTACGGATGCACGGGTGAATCTGGTGACCCCGGCTTTGTTTGACCTCGGTGCTACTCCGGAGGAGATGATGCGGGTTCCGGTGGAAGAGATCCAGTCGATCATTCGCCCTTGTGGATTGTCGCCGAGAAAGTCCAAGGCGATATCGGAGCTGTCCCGGATTTTGGTGGAACAGCATGGTGGGCAGGTTCCAGCGGATTTTGAGGCCTTGGAGGCGCTTCCGGGGGTTGGTCACAAAACGGCCTCGGTGGTAATGGCGCAGGCATTTGGCGTGCCCGCGTTTCCTGTGGATACCCATATTCATCGACTGGCCAAGCGGTGGCGTTTGTGTCCGGGTAAGAATGTGGAAGAGACGGAGCGTTATTTGAAACGTCTCTGCCCCGAGGAAAAATGGAACAAGCTGCATTTGCAGATCATCTTTTACGGTAGGGAGCATTGTTCCGCTCGTGGATGCGACGGAAAGTCGTGCGAAATTTGCCGATATTTGAATACTTGA
- a CDS encoding 3D domain-containing protein produces the protein MAVKEAHNPALPAPVSSHVTAKAQKFPKDKHGMPKYHKASHRTRLVRTTSFSHMENEPGAPGRLNASGGILKYGTVRSAAADWSVYPLGTTFKIKGQPHTYVVDDYGSSLVGTHTIDIFKPSLSGMRHWGTRPAEITIIQWGSYERSLKLLKGRTRYPHCYKMYVGCKRKLNSGFAGERPGSGRS, from the coding sequence TTGGCGGTTAAAGAGGCGCACAATCCGGCGCTTCCAGCTCCTGTTTCCAGTCATGTGACGGCCAAGGCCCAGAAATTCCCCAAGGATAAACACGGCATGCCGAAATACCACAAGGCGTCTCACCGGACCCGTTTGGTAAGAACCACTTCCTTTTCCCACATGGAAAATGAGCCGGGAGCACCGGGGCGCTTGAATGCCAGCGGAGGAATATTAAAATATGGAACAGTGCGTAGTGCCGCGGCTGATTGGTCGGTGTATCCGCTTGGAACCACCTTCAAGATCAAGGGCCAGCCTCATACCTATGTGGTGGATGACTACGGATCTTCGCTCGTGGGAACCCACACCATTGATATCTTTAAGCCATCATTGAGCGGTATGCGTCACTGGGGCACCCGTCCTGCGGAAATCACCATTATTCAATGGGGGTCTTATGAGCGTAGCCTCAAGCTGCTGAAAGGCCGGACCCGCTACCCTCATTGTTACAAAATGTATGTTGGGTGTAAGCGCAAGCTGAACAGCGGCTTTGCCGGAGAAAGACCTGGATCGGGACGTTCATAA